The Epinephelus lanceolatus isolate andai-2023 chromosome 8, ASM4190304v1, whole genome shotgun sequence genome includes a window with the following:
- the LOC117258169 gene encoding uncharacterized protein LOC117258169 isoform X1: MKGPTAGPRLVMSRERLPHIGSSGSKTKAKAPVSSPALQRPRQANHRKHSQQQTSSSSSHPHPGPSSTILSDSTMTPWGGLALSESSFTSIPLPPPPRPPPLPPPPPPAPQPTPSTPYRGRRNEDEEVSSTSFNSEAPSPPGAVPQDNLVGGGRGMRARRRCLPQRRVPRPPRLPPLRPITNLSFSRSFTFSFFELPLHQSPRCRAERIKNLMLLLRQIHY, from the exons GCCCCAGATTGGTGATGTCTCGTGAACGGCTCCCTCACATTGGTTCATCTGGGAGTAAAACAAAAG CCAAGGCCCCTGTCTCCTCCCCGGCTCTCCAGCGCCCCCGTCAAGCTAATCACCGAaaacacagccagcagcagacatcatcctcttcctctcacCCACACCCGGGGCCGTCTTCCACCATCCTCTCAGACAGCACCATGACGCCTTGGGGAGGCCTGGCTCTCTCCGAATCGTCCTTTACCTCAATCCCCCTGCCCCCCCCTCCACGGCCCCCTCCActtccacctccaccacctcctgctCCTCAGCCGACGCCGTCCACTCCTTATCGAGGGAGACGTAACGAAGACGAGGAAGTTTCAAGTACAAGTTTTAACTCTGAGGCTCCGTCTCCACCTGGTGCAGTCCCTCAGGACAATCTGG TTGGAGGGGGTAGAGGAATGCGGGCAAGACGGAGGTGCTTGCCCCAGCGTCGGGTGCCTCGTCCCCCCCGTCTCCCGCCACTGCGCCCCATCACCAACCTCAGCTTCTCTCGGAGCTTCACCTTTTCTTTCTTCGAGCTGCCGCTGCACCAGTCACCTCGCTGCCGTGCTGAGCGCATCAAAAACCTCATGCTGCTTTTGAGACAGATACACTACTGA
- the LOC117258169 gene encoding uncharacterized protein LOC117258169 isoform X2: protein MSRERLPHIGSSGSKTKAKAPVSSPALQRPRQANHRKHSQQQTSSSSSHPHPGPSSTILSDSTMTPWGGLALSESSFTSIPLPPPPRPPPLPPPPPPAPQPTPSTPYRGRRNEDEEVSSTSFNSEAPSPPGAVPQDNLVGGGRGMRARRRCLPQRRVPRPPRLPPLRPITNLSFSRSFTFSFFELPLHQSPRCRAERIKNLMLLLRQIHY from the exons ATGTCTCGTGAACGGCTCCCTCACATTGGTTCATCTGGGAGTAAAACAAAAG CCAAGGCCCCTGTCTCCTCCCCGGCTCTCCAGCGCCCCCGTCAAGCTAATCACCGAaaacacagccagcagcagacatcatcctcttcctctcacCCACACCCGGGGCCGTCTTCCACCATCCTCTCAGACAGCACCATGACGCCTTGGGGAGGCCTGGCTCTCTCCGAATCGTCCTTTACCTCAATCCCCCTGCCCCCCCCTCCACGGCCCCCTCCActtccacctccaccacctcctgctCCTCAGCCGACGCCGTCCACTCCTTATCGAGGGAGACGTAACGAAGACGAGGAAGTTTCAAGTACAAGTTTTAACTCTGAGGCTCCGTCTCCACCTGGTGCAGTCCCTCAGGACAATCTGG TTGGAGGGGGTAGAGGAATGCGGGCAAGACGGAGGTGCTTGCCCCAGCGTCGGGTGCCTCGTCCCCCCCGTCTCCCGCCACTGCGCCCCATCACCAACCTCAGCTTCTCTCGGAGCTTCACCTTTTCTTTCTTCGAGCTGCCGCTGCACCAGTCACCTCGCTGCCGTGCTGAGCGCATCAAAAACCTCATGCTGCTTTTGAGACAGATACACTACTGA